In Rahnella sikkimica, the following are encoded in one genomic region:
- a CDS encoding lipoate--protein ligase A — MKPLRLLLSDSYDPWFNLAVEDCIFREMTTQRVLFLWRNAETVVIGQAQNPWKECNTRRMEEDGIRLARRSSGGGAVFHDLGNTCFTFMAGKPEYDKSVSTGIILNALKSLGIDASASGRNDLVVQTAEGERKISGSAYRETADRGFHHGTLLLNADLSRLANYLNPDIKKLQAKGITSVRSRVANLNEFVPDINHEQICQAVTTAFFDWYGAGVEPEIISPDVFPDIPGFPERFAKQSSWEWNFGKAPAFSHLLNERFVWGGVDIHFDVEKGSISRAQIFTDSLNPAPLLALADALVGTRYHAQDVTLTCQKITARYPAMQAELDELQSWLVRSIS; from the coding sequence ATGAAACCTCTCAGACTCTTACTTTCCGACTCTTACGATCCCTGGTTCAATCTTGCCGTGGAAGACTGTATTTTTCGCGAGATGACCACGCAGCGGGTTCTCTTTTTATGGAGGAATGCCGAAACCGTGGTCATTGGGCAGGCGCAAAATCCGTGGAAAGAATGTAATACACGCAGGATGGAAGAAGACGGCATTCGTCTGGCGCGCCGCAGCAGCGGTGGTGGGGCGGTTTTCCACGATCTGGGCAATACGTGTTTTACCTTTATGGCGGGCAAACCGGAATACGATAAAAGCGTCTCGACCGGTATTATCCTTAATGCCTTAAAAAGCCTGGGCATTGATGCCAGCGCGTCAGGGCGCAACGATCTGGTTGTTCAGACTGCCGAAGGCGAAAGGAAAATCTCCGGATCGGCTTATCGCGAAACGGCAGATCGTGGTTTCCATCATGGCACGTTGTTGCTCAACGCCGACCTGAGTCGTCTGGCAAACTACCTCAATCCCGATATTAAAAAACTTCAGGCGAAGGGGATCACATCAGTCCGTTCGCGGGTGGCGAATCTCAATGAATTTGTCCCGGATATTAACCACGAGCAAATTTGTCAGGCCGTGACCACCGCATTTTTCGATTGGTACGGCGCGGGCGTTGAGCCTGAAATTATCTCTCCCGATGTTTTCCCCGATATTCCCGGCTTCCCTGAACGGTTTGCCAAACAAAGTAGTTGGGAGTGGAACTTTGGTAAAGCGCCAGCGTTCAGCCATTTACTCAACGAACGTTTTGTCTGGGGCGGGGTGGATATCCATTTTGACGTGGAAAAGGGCTCCATCAGCCGTGCGCAAATCTTCACTGACAGCCTGAATCCTGCGCCTCTGCTTGCGCTGGCCGATGCACTGGTGGGAACGCGTTACCATGCGCAGGATGTCACGCTGACCTGTCAGAAAATCACCGCCCGCTATCCGGCAATGCAGGCAGAGCTCGACGAACTGCAAAGCTGGCTGGTGCGCAGTATTTCATAA